One region of Hoeflea sp. 108 genomic DNA includes:
- a CDS encoding L,D-transpeptidase, translating into MSTLTRRRLLALAATGAASAALSACSTTQAERSAYAAPAYPVAPPPPSLRNDPGFGEPQMMYAPVNDNGFDIPGVPFKKIDPRYYRQVVSNPTGEAPGTVVIDTSQHFLYVVADNGEAIRYGVGLGRAGFEWAGRGVIEWKQEWPRWFPPNEMIDRQPELEKFRARQIPGKNEWEGGMQPGVQNPLGARALYIFQDGKDTLYRLHGSPEWASIGKSVSSGCVRLINQDIIDLYNRVADGTPIVVTNGLAPAAQPEAVSQISSDAYRL; encoded by the coding sequence ATGTCGACACTCACCCGCCGCAGGTTGCTGGCGCTTGCCGCAACCGGGGCAGCCTCGGCGGCACTGTCCGCATGTTCGACAACGCAGGCTGAGCGCTCCGCTTACGCCGCGCCGGCTTACCCCGTTGCGCCGCCTCCGCCGTCCCTGCGCAACGACCCAGGTTTTGGCGAGCCGCAGATGATGTATGCGCCGGTCAACGACAACGGCTTCGACATTCCGGGCGTGCCGTTCAAGAAGATCGACCCGCGCTACTATCGCCAGGTGGTGAGCAATCCCACCGGCGAGGCGCCGGGCACGGTTGTCATCGATACCTCCCAGCACTTCCTCTATGTGGTTGCCGACAATGGCGAGGCCATCCGCTACGGCGTCGGCCTCGGTCGCGCAGGTTTCGAATGGGCGGGCCGCGGCGTCATCGAGTGGAAGCAGGAATGGCCGCGCTGGTTCCCGCCGAACGAGATGATCGACCGCCAGCCCGAGCTGGAGAAATTTCGGGCCCGCCAGATCCCCGGCAAGAACGAGTGGGAAGGCGGCATGCAGCCGGGCGTCCAGAACCCGCTCGGAGCGCGCGCGCTCTACATTTTCCAGGACGGCAAAGACACGCTGTATCGCCTGCACGGCTCGCCCGAATGGGCGTCCATCGGCAAGTCGGTGTCGTCAGGCTGTGTCCGGCTGATCAACCAGGACATCATTGATCTTTACAATCGTGTGGCAGACGGCACGCCCATCGTCGTCACAAATGGTCTCGCTCCGGCCGCGCAGCCGGAGGCGGTTTCGCAGATCAGCAGCGACGCCTACAGGCTTTAG
- a CDS encoding bifunctional 5,10-methylenetetrahydrofolate dehydrogenase/5,10-methenyltetrahydrofolate cyclohydrolase, with protein sequence MPPLDDTRYLKGGPVAARIIAEVRAAAQQATEEGFRPKLVSITVGDVEAVDVYVRNQRAKAQLAGIDFEERRFPAELTAGELEAAIHGMNADPRVTGIIIQRPVPQHIPIKAIQAAVHPLKDVEGMHPASIGNIVYNQLDLAPCTAAASVELLKATGLDLKGLEVVVVGHSEIVGKPIAFLLMSEGATVTVCHHMTRSLAAHARRADALFVAVGKPRLIKADMVKPGAAVIDIGINAETLPDGSTRIVGDVDTDSVKEVASWITPVPGGVGPVTVAILLRNTMVALNRQRALYKQTFASGEARLAAE encoded by the coding sequence ATGCCGCCGCTCGATGACACCCGCTATCTCAAGGGCGGCCCAGTCGCCGCCCGCATCATCGCCGAAGTTCGCGCTGCCGCCCAGCAGGCGACCGAAGAAGGTTTCCGCCCCAAGCTCGTTTCGATCACCGTCGGCGACGTCGAAGCCGTCGATGTCTATGTGCGCAACCAGCGCGCCAAGGCACAGCTTGCTGGCATCGACTTCGAGGAACGGCGGTTCCCGGCCGAACTGACCGCCGGCGAGCTCGAAGCCGCGATCCACGGCATGAACGCCGATCCGCGCGTGACCGGCATCATCATCCAGCGGCCGGTGCCGCAACACATCCCGATCAAGGCGATCCAGGCGGCAGTGCATCCGCTCAAGGACGTCGAAGGCATGCACCCGGCCTCGATCGGCAACATCGTCTACAACCAGCTCGACTTGGCACCCTGCACGGCGGCGGCATCTGTTGAACTGCTGAAAGCGACCGGTCTCGACCTCAAGGGGCTCGAAGTGGTGGTGGTCGGCCATTCCGAGATCGTCGGCAAGCCGATCGCCTTCCTTTTGATGAGCGAGGGGGCAACGGTCACCGTGTGCCACCACATGACGCGATCCCTGGCAGCGCATGCACGCCGTGCCGACGCGCTGTTCGTCGCCGTCGGCAAGCCGCGGCTGATCAAGGCCGACATGGTGAAGCCGGGAGCGGCCGTCATCGACATCGGCATAAATGCCGAGACGCTGCCAGATGGCTCGACCCGCATCGTCGGCGATGTCGACACCGATTCGGTCAAGGAAGTGGCGTCGTGGATCACGCCCGTGCCCGGCGGCGTCGGTCCTGTCACGGTGGCGATCCTGCTGCGCAACACCATGGTGGCGCTCAACCGCCAGCGGGCGCTCTACAAGCAGACATTTGCCAGCGGCGAGGCCAGGCTCGCCGCCGAGTAG
- a CDS encoding L,D-transpeptidase — protein MKKPLVLLASAAFLVELAAPALAYDRYAERPPVVVSPDLSAPWVLQLGRNPAEVMPRRQAREPRQQQVQQAAPRQQRQAQRQKARPDQVQTAALRAPEKRSVKPQINPIYLPQQVAYDGAEQPGTIIIDTTENFLYLVEAGGQARRYGVGTGKPGFEWSGTHKVSSKREWPDWRPPAEMIARERAKGRVLPAMMQGGPENPLGARALYLGSTLYRIHGTNQPWTIGGAVSSGCIRMRNEDVMDLYERVPVGTKVVVK, from the coding sequence ATGAAGAAACCTCTTGTCTTGCTGGCCTCGGCCGCTTTTCTGGTCGAGTTGGCCGCGCCGGCGCTGGCCTATGATCGCTATGCCGAGCGGCCGCCCGTGGTGGTGAGCCCCGATCTCTCGGCGCCGTGGGTGCTGCAACTCGGGCGCAACCCGGCCGAGGTGATGCCGCGCCGCCAGGCGCGCGAGCCCAGGCAGCAGCAGGTGCAGCAGGCGGCACCACGCCAGCAACGGCAGGCACAGCGCCAAAAGGCTAGGCCGGACCAGGTGCAGACCGCCGCATTGCGTGCACCCGAGAAGCGTTCGGTGAAGCCGCAGATCAACCCGATCTACCTGCCGCAGCAGGTCGCCTATGATGGCGCCGAGCAGCCGGGCACAATCATCATCGATACGACCGAAAACTTCCTCTATCTCGTCGAAGCCGGCGGCCAGGCGCGACGCTACGGCGTGGGCACCGGCAAGCCCGGCTTCGAATGGTCGGGGACGCACAAGGTGTCTTCCAAGCGCGAATGGCCGGACTGGCGCCCGCCGGCGGAGATGATCGCCCGCGAGCGCGCCAAGGGCCGCGTGCTGCCGGCGATGATGCAGGGCGGACCTGAAAATCCGCTTGGCGCGCGTGCACTGTATCTCGGCTCGACGCTCTACCGCATCCACGGCACCAACCAGCCGTGGACGATTGGCGGGGCGGTGTCTTCGGGCTGCATCCGGATGCGCAACGAGGACGTGATGGATCTCTACGAACGCGTGCCGGTCGGCACCAAGGTCGTCGTCAAATAG
- a CDS encoding DNA-3-methyladenine glycosylase I, with product MEEKKTGLMQGADGATRCFWPGTLPDYLHYHDNEWGRPVADDTRLFEKICLEGFQSGLSWLTILRKRDSFREAFSGFDFDKVAEYGDSDIVRLLGNAGIVRHRGKIVSTINNARRARALADEAGSLAAWFWKFEPGEDERPKIVDYPTLIANPTTPTSTRISKELKKRGWTFVGPTTIYAFMQAMGMVNDHIEGCMCRGKIEAERKAFKRPG from the coding sequence ATGGAAGAGAAAAAGACAGGCCTCATGCAGGGTGCTGATGGCGCGACACGCTGCTTCTGGCCGGGCACTTTGCCCGACTATTTGCATTATCATGACAACGAATGGGGGCGTCCGGTTGCCGACGACACCAGGCTGTTCGAGAAGATCTGCCTGGAAGGCTTCCAGTCGGGGCTGTCGTGGCTCACCATCCTGCGCAAGCGCGACAGCTTTCGCGAGGCCTTTTCCGGCTTCGATTTCGACAAGGTCGCCGAATATGGTGACAGCGACATCGTGCGGCTGCTGGGCAATGCCGGCATCGTTCGCCACCGCGGCAAGATCGTCTCGACCATCAACAACGCCCGCCGTGCGCGTGCGCTCGCCGACGAGGCCGGCTCGCTGGCGGCGTGGTTCTGGAAGTTCGAGCCCGGCGAAGATGAACGGCCCAAGATCGTCGACTACCCGACCCTGATCGCCAACCCGACGACACCAACGTCGACGCGCATCTCAAAGGAACTGAAGAAGCGTGGCTGGACCTTCGTCGGCCCGACAACGATCTACGCCTTCATGCAGGCCATGGGCATGGTCAATGACCACATCGAAGGGTGCATGTGCCGGGGCAAGATCGAAGCCGAGCGCAAGGCGTTCAAGCGGCCGGGGTAG
- the hisS gene encoding histidine--tRNA ligase, with amino-acid sequence MADKSEKMKARLPRGFVDRSADDIRAVEKMMVAIRAVYELYGFEPVEQPLIEYTDALGKFLPDQDRPNEGVFSFQDDDEQWLSLRYDLTAPTARFVAENYEKLPKPYRSYRSGWVFRNEKPGPGRFRQFMQFDADTIGTPGVAADAEMTMMMADVMEALGIKRGDYVIRVNNRKVLDGVLEAIGLGGDENVNRRLTVLRAIDKLDKFGPEGVRLLLGKGRWDGGAEGEGDFTKGAGLDEAAIDTVIAFTEAGSADAVTTAENLRAVVAGNERGMEGVDELTQIGALAAAAGYDDGRVKVDPSVVRGLEYYTGPVFEAELLAEIPNDEGQVVRFGSVGGGGRYDGLVSRFRGEPVPATGFSIGVSRLMTALKNLGKLDTSDVVGPVVVLVMDKDTESLGRYQKMVSDLRRAGVRAEMYLGGAGMKAQIKYADRRGSPVVVIQGGDERANGEVQIKDLIEGARMSAEITDNAEWRAARPAQITVPEADLVVEVKKILAAQAAERSRG; translated from the coding sequence ATGGCCGACAAATCGGAAAAGATGAAAGCGCGACTGCCGCGCGGCTTCGTCGACCGCAGCGCGGACGACATCCGCGCCGTCGAGAAGATGATGGTCGCGATCCGCGCCGTCTACGAACTTTATGGCTTCGAGCCTGTCGAGCAGCCGCTGATCGAATATACCGATGCGCTCGGCAAGTTCCTGCCTGACCAGGACCGTCCCAACGAAGGTGTTTTTTCCTTTCAGGATGACGATGAACAGTGGTTGTCGCTGCGCTACGACCTGACCGCGCCGACGGCGCGCTTCGTCGCCGAAAACTACGAGAAACTGCCCAAGCCCTATCGCAGCTATCGCTCCGGCTGGGTGTTCCGCAACGAAAAGCCCGGCCCCGGCCGCTTCCGCCAGTTCATGCAGTTCGACGCCGACACCATCGGCACGCCCGGTGTCGCCGCTGATGCCGAGATGACCATGATGATGGCCGACGTGATGGAAGCGTTGGGCATCAAGCGTGGCGACTACGTCATCCGCGTCAACAACCGCAAGGTGCTCGACGGCGTGCTCGAGGCGATCGGTCTCGGCGGCGACGAGAACGTCAACCGCCGGCTGACGGTGTTGCGCGCCATCGACAAGCTCGACAAGTTCGGCCCCGAGGGTGTCAGGCTGCTGCTCGGCAAGGGCCGCTGGGACGGTGGTGCGGAAGGCGAGGGTGACTTCACCAAGGGCGCCGGGCTGGATGAAGCGGCGATCGACACCGTCATTGCCTTCACCGAGGCGGGTTCGGCTGACGCGGTGACGACCGCCGAGAACCTCCGCGCCGTGGTTGCCGGCAATGAGCGCGGCATGGAAGGCGTAGACGAACTGACCCAGATCGGCGCGCTGGCTGCGGCGGCGGGCTATGACGACGGTCGCGTCAAAGTCGACCCGTCGGTCGTGCGCGGTCTCGAATATTACACCGGCCCGGTCTTCGAGGCCGAGCTTCTGGCCGAGATTCCCAATGACGAGGGCCAGGTCGTACGCTTCGGTTCGGTCGGCGGCGGCGGCCGTTACGACGGCCTCGTCTCGCGTTTCCGTGGCGAGCCGGTGCCGGCAACCGGTTTTTCCATCGGCGTGTCGCGCCTGATGACGGCGCTGAAGAATCTCGGCAAGCTCGACACGTCGGATGTCGTCGGCCCCGTCGTCGTGCTCGTCATGGACAAGGACACCGAGAGCCTCGGCCGTTACCAGAAGATGGTCTCCGACCTCCGCCGCGCCGGTGTGCGCGCCGAAATGTATCTCGGCGGTGCTGGCATGAAGGCGCAGATCAAATATGCCGACCGCAGGGGATCGCCCGTCGTGGTCATCCAGGGCGGCGACGAGCGTGCCAATGGCGAGGTCCAGATCAAGGACCTGATCGAAGGTGCCCGCATGTCGGCTGAAATCACCGACAACGCCGAATGGCGCGCTGCGCGGCCCGCGCAGATCACCGTGCCCGAGGCCGATCTTGTCGTCGAGGTGAAGAAGATCCTGGCCGCGCAGGCGGCAGAGCGCAGCCGTGGCTAG
- a CDS encoding ATP phosphoribosyltransferase regulatory subunit, which produces MNARFPAIAPDILKLFAARGADAVDVPVLQPADPFLDMAGEDLRRRIFLTESETGAALCLRPEFTIPVCLDHIRTRSGTPRRYSYLGEVFRQRREGGNEFFQAGVEDLGDKDIAAADARSVADAHALLSLCLPGRDLAVTLGDQAIFEAVLAALGLPRGWRMRLARAFGSTEQLAAALDDLAAPTRSSALAEPVASLVADGDLDVLAAHISEGMEKAGLSPSAGRTPNDIARRLIEKAELRSVRLSSDAFEALKRFLAIQVALDEAPAALKEFAAAAGLSLGTALDNFTARATAVAGHGLAAGTVRYDAAFGRPLDYYTGLVFEISGPEADRPLAGGGRYDRLLTLLGAGKPIPGVGFSVWLDRIEALREAA; this is translated from the coding sequence ATGAACGCGCGCTTCCCCGCGATTGCGCCTGACATTCTGAAGCTCTTCGCTGCGCGCGGGGCCGATGCGGTCGATGTGCCGGTGCTGCAGCCGGCCGACCCGTTCCTCGATATGGCCGGCGAGGACCTGCGTCGCCGCATCTTCCTTACCGAAAGCGAAACGGGTGCAGCACTTTGCCTGCGGCCCGAATTCACCATTCCGGTCTGCCTCGACCATATCCGCACCCGCTCGGGCACGCCGCGCCGCTATTCCTATCTCGGCGAGGTCTTCCGCCAGCGCCGCGAGGGTGGCAACGAGTTCTTCCAGGCTGGCGTCGAGGATCTCGGTGACAAGGACATTGCCGCTGCCGACGCGCGCTCGGTGGCCGATGCTCATGCGTTGCTCAGCCTTTGCCTGCCAGGGCGCGATCTTGCTGTCACCCTCGGCGACCAGGCGATCTTCGAGGCGGTGCTGGCAGCCCTTGGCCTGCCGCGCGGCTGGCGCATGCGTCTTGCCCGTGCCTTTGGCTCTACCGAACAGCTGGCAGCGGCCCTCGACGATCTCGCAGCGCCGACCCGCAGTTCGGCACTCGCCGAGCCCGTGGCGTCACTGGTCGCCGACGGCGACCTCGATGTGCTGGCGGCGCATATTTCGGAAGGCATGGAAAAGGCAGGGCTTTCGCCGTCTGCCGGCCGCACGCCCAACGACATCGCCCGCCGCCTGATCGAAAAGGCCGAGCTGCGCAGCGTGCGGCTGTCGAGCGACGCCTTCGAGGCGTTGAAGCGCTTCCTGGCGATCCAGGTGGCGTTGGACGAAGCGCCCGCGGCCCTCAAGGAATTCGCCGCCGCAGCAGGGCTGTCGCTCGGAACCGCGCTCGACAATTTCACCGCACGCGCAACGGCCGTTGCAGGCCACGGCCTTGCCGCTGGCACCGTGCGTTACGATGCCGCCTTTGGCCGTCCACTCGACTATTACACCGGCCTCGTCTTCGAGATTTCGGGACCCGAGGCTGACCGTCCACTGGCCGGCGGCGGTCGCTACGACCGTCTGCTGACGCTGCTCGGCGCCGGCAAGCCCATCCCCGGCGTCGGCTTCTCCGTTTGGCTCGACCGGATCGAAGCCCTGAGGGAGGCCGCCTGA
- the hisG gene encoding ATP phosphoribosyltransferase, translating into MPITLALPSKGRLKEQALEVLAKAGLAVNLPDDDRRYRATIEGRPDIEIAFLSASEISGEIGQGHVDLGVTGEDLIRENLADWESRAEIVARLGFGHADVVVAVPQIWLDIDTMADLDDVAADFRQRHGRRLRIATKYWRLTQQFFSQKHGIQVYRIVESLGATEGAPAAGSADVIVDITSTGSTLRANHLKVLSDGVILRSQACLVQSRKKRSAEDEALLAGFNAAISAAVQP; encoded by the coding sequence ATGCCGATCACGCTCGCACTGCCCTCCAAGGGCCGTCTCAAGGAGCAGGCGCTCGAGGTGCTGGCCAAGGCCGGCCTGGCCGTCAACCTGCCCGACGATGATCGCCGCTACCGCGCCACCATCGAAGGCCGGCCGGACATCGAGATCGCGTTCCTGTCGGCGTCCGAGATTTCGGGCGAGATCGGACAGGGCCATGTCGATCTCGGCGTCACGGGCGAAGACCTGATCCGCGAGAACCTGGCTGACTGGGAGAGCAGGGCGGAGATCGTCGCCCGGCTTGGCTTCGGTCATGCCGATGTGGTCGTTGCCGTTCCGCAGATCTGGCTCGACATCGACACCATGGCCGACCTCGACGATGTCGCCGCCGATTTCCGCCAGCGCCATGGCCGCCGCCTTCGCATCGCCACCAAATACTGGCGGCTGACGCAGCAGTTCTTCTCCCAGAAGCACGGCATTCAGGTTTATCGCATCGTGGAAAGCCTGGGCGCCACCGAAGGCGCACCCGCCGCCGGTTCCGCCGATGTGATTGTCGACATCACCTCGACCGGCTCGACCCTGCGCGCCAATCATCTCAAGGTGTTGTCGGACGGCGTCATCCTGCGTTCGCAGGCCTGCCTGGTGCAGTCGCGCAAAAAACGCAGCGCCGAGGACGAGGCCTTGCTCGCCGGCTTCAACGCAGCGATTTCGGCGGCCGTCCAACCGTAG
- a CDS encoding RsmB/NOP family class I SAM-dependent RNA methyltransferase codes for MRLGGRLAAAIEVLDDIERRHRPAADGLKDWGLSHRFAGAGDRAAIGNIVYDALRRKRSAGWLLGDETSRALGFGALLLEWNQSATALNQALDGDKFAPEPLSAAELKAIAERKLTDAPDVVRADSPDWCAPLLERAFGADWVEEGAALAARPPLDIRVNTLKADRDRVIAELEGTRAVPTALAPHGVRIPPIDGSGRHPNVQAEPAFQKGWFEVQDEGSQLAAELAGAVPGMQVLDYCAGAGGKTLALSAAMENRGQIFAHDSEKARLAPMFDRLRRSDNRNVQVVSKPSELSGLTGHMDLVLIDAPCTGSGTWRRRPDAKWRLTQRQLDVRKAEQSAILDAASAYVKPGGLMVYITCSVFDEENADQVEAFLGRDKAFASVDHVALWNGRFPGKQGTVRFGQQGLSLTPARSGTDGFYFAAMRKAG; via the coding sequence ATGCGACTTGGCGGAAGGCTGGCTGCGGCCATCGAAGTACTCGACGACATCGAGCGGCGGCACAGGCCGGCTGCCGATGGACTCAAGGATTGGGGCCTGTCCCATCGCTTTGCCGGCGCGGGCGATCGCGCCGCGATCGGCAACATCGTCTACGATGCATTGCGCCGCAAACGCTCTGCCGGATGGCTGCTTGGCGACGAGACCTCGCGCGCGCTCGGCTTCGGCGCGCTCTTGCTCGAATGGAACCAGTCGGCCACAGCGCTCAACCAGGCCCTCGACGGCGACAAGTTTGCACCCGAGCCGCTCAGCGCTGCCGAACTCAAGGCGATCGCCGAACGCAAATTGACAGATGCGCCCGACGTCGTGCGCGCTGACAGCCCTGACTGGTGCGCGCCGCTGCTCGAACGCGCCTTCGGCGCTGACTGGGTGGAGGAGGGCGCTGCCCTTGCCGCCCGCCCGCCGCTGGACATCCGCGTCAACACGCTGAAGGCCGACCGCGACCGCGTCATCGCCGAGCTTGAAGGTACGCGCGCTGTGCCCACCGCACTTGCACCGCACGGCGTGCGTATTCCCCCCATCGACGGCAGCGGCCGCCACCCCAACGTCCAGGCCGAGCCCGCCTTCCAGAAGGGCTGGTTCGAGGTTCAGGACGAGGGCTCGCAGCTTGCGGCCGAACTTGCGGGTGCCGTGCCGGGCATGCAGGTGCTGGACTATTGCGCTGGCGCCGGCGGCAAGACGCTGGCGCTGTCGGCGGCCATGGAAAACCGCGGCCAGATTTTCGCCCATGATTCCGAAAAGGCGCGGCTGGCACCGATGTTCGACCGGCTGCGCCGCTCCGACAACCGCAACGTCCAGGTCGTGTCGAAGCCTTCGGAGCTCTCAGGGCTGACCGGGCACATGGATCTCGTGCTGATCGACGCCCCTTGCACCGGCAGTGGCACCTGGCGGCGCAGGCCTGATGCCAAGTGGCGGCTGACCCAGCGCCAGCTCGACGTGCGCAAGGCCGAGCAGTCGGCCATCCTCGACGCTGCCAGCGCCTATGTGAAGCCGGGCGGACTGATGGTCTACATCACCTGTTCAGTCTTCGACGAAGAGAATGCCGACCAGGTCGAGGCTTTCCTCGGCCGCGACAAGGCATTTGCTTCAGTCGATCATGTTGCGCTGTGGAACGGCCGGTTTCCTGGAAAGCAAGGCACCGTCCGTTTCGGCCAGCAGGGGCTGTCGCTCACGCCAGCCCGCAGCGGCACCGACGGCTTCTATTTCGCCGCCATGCGCAAGGCCGGCTGA
- a CDS encoding TspO/MBR family protein yields the protein MMNRTLALVGFVVLVLGGGTLIGYLNLPGAWYAGLQKPFFNPPDWVFGPVWSVLYMLVAIAGWRIFCRAPYGTTMRVWWVQLVLNFLWSPTFFGLQLPGLGLVVIIALLVAIIGFVALARRIDRLAAWLFVPYALWVAFATLLNFSIWWLNR from the coding sequence ATGATGAACAGAACACTTGCTCTTGTCGGCTTCGTGGTGCTGGTGCTCGGCGGTGGCACGCTGATCGGCTATCTCAATCTGCCTGGTGCCTGGTATGCCGGCCTGCAAAAGCCGTTCTTCAATCCACCCGACTGGGTCTTCGGCCCGGTCTGGTCGGTGCTTTATATGCTCGTCGCCATCGCCGGCTGGCGCATCTTCTGCCGCGCGCCATACGGCACGACCATGCGCGTCTGGTGGGTGCAGCTGGTCCTCAATTTCCTGTGGTCGCCGACCTTCTTCGGGCTGCAGCTTCCCGGCCTTGGCCTCGTCGTCATCATAGCGCTCCTGGTAGCCATAATCGGCTTCGTCGCCCTCGCGCGGCGGATTGATCGCCTCGCTGCCTGGCTGTTCGTTCCCTATGCGCTGTGGGTGGCCTTTGCCACGCTGCTCAACTTCTCGATCTGGTGGCTCAATCGATAG
- a CDS encoding PaaI family thioesterase, with the protein MAAKIVPAADYEDRVRSSFARQSAMATIGAELTLVTPGIVEIEMPFSDQLTQQHGFLHAGVISTALDSACGYAAFSLIGDNSSILTIEFKVNLLAPGKGERFLFRGSVTKPGRTIIVADGQAYAISDEAKLIATMTGTMMIISGRQGIED; encoded by the coding sequence ATGGCAGCCAAGATTGTACCTGCGGCCGACTACGAGGATCGCGTCAGGTCGTCCTTTGCGCGGCAAAGCGCCATGGCCACCATCGGCGCAGAGCTGACGCTGGTCACACCAGGCATTGTCGAGATCGAAATGCCGTTTTCCGATCAGCTGACCCAGCAGCACGGCTTCCTTCATGCCGGCGTCATTTCCACGGCGCTCGATTCTGCCTGCGGTTATGCCGCCTTTTCGCTGATTGGCGACAATTCGAGCATCCTGACCATCGAGTTCAAGGTCAATCTGCTGGCGCCCGGCAAGGGTGAGCGCTTCCTCTTCCGCGGCTCGGTCACCAAGCCCGGCCGCACCATCATCGTCGCCGACGGCCAGGCCTATGCCATATCGGACGAAGCCAAGCTGATCGCCACCATGACCGGCACGATGATGATCATCTCCGGCCGCCAGGGCATCGAGGACTGA
- a CDS encoding 5'-methylthioadenosine/S-adenosylhomocysteine nucleosidase (Enables the cleavage of the glycosidic bond in both 5'-methylthioadenosine and S-adenosylhomocysteine) — MPSTPFAGRNVLFIMAAEAEYGPHLQKLFVPFMTGVGPVEAGVKVGAELARLAAGNALPDIVVCLGSAGSRRLEQTEVYQVTSVCYRDMDASALGFEKGTTPFLDLPATLPLALRIPGVRQASLSTGGTIISGAAYDAIAEDMVDMETFAVLRACQLFGVPLIGLRGISDGAADISHVDDWTEYLHIVDEKLAHAVHLLGQAFDAGEFTL; from the coding sequence ATGCCTTCAACGCCGTTCGCCGGTCGCAACGTCCTGTTTATCATGGCAGCGGAAGCTGAATATGGCCCGCATCTGCAGAAGCTGTTCGTGCCGTTCATGACTGGCGTCGGCCCTGTCGAGGCTGGCGTCAAGGTCGGCGCCGAGCTCGCCCGGCTGGCCGCCGGCAATGCCTTGCCCGACATCGTTGTCTGCCTGGGCTCCGCCGGCAGCCGCAGGCTGGAACAGACCGAGGTCTATCAGGTGACTTCGGTCTGCTATCGCGACATGGATGCTTCGGCGCTCGGCTTTGAAAAAGGCACGACGCCCTTCCTCGACCTGCCGGCCACGCTGCCGCTTGCGCTTCGCATCCCCGGCGTCAGGCAGGCCAGCCTGTCCACCGGGGGCACCATCATCTCCGGCGCAGCCTACGATGCGATCGCCGAGGACATGGTCGACATGGAAACCTTCGCCGTTCTGCGCGCCTGCCAGCTCTTCGGCGTGCCGCTGATCGGCCTGCGCGGCATCTCGGACGGTGCCGCCGACATCAGCCATGTCGATGATTGGACCGAATATCTGCACATCGTCGACGAAAAGCTGGCCCATGCTGTGCACCTGCTCGGCCAGGCGTTCGACGCCGGCGAGTTCACGCTCTAG
- a CDS encoding MarR family winged helix-turn-helix transcriptional regulator, with the protein MVKKLDENEAKQLPDHVGWRLWQASRAWQGEFAEAMRAAGHDWFSESRAGLLGHIARRGTRQAALIERAGISKQAVQQLLDGLEAEGVIERTADPEDKRGKLVHYTEKGLAALADGDRIKLDIESSYRQRLGEGAFEALMAALRSLAKPQAR; encoded by the coding sequence ATGGTCAAGAAGCTTGACGAAAATGAAGCAAAGCAGCTGCCCGACCATGTCGGCTGGCGCCTGTGGCAGGCGAGCCGCGCCTGGCAGGGCGAGTTCGCCGAGGCGATGCGCGCGGCAGGCCACGACTGGTTCAGCGAAAGCCGCGCCGGCCTGCTCGGGCACATTGCCCGGCGTGGCACCAGGCAGGCGGCGCTCATCGAGCGCGCCGGCATCTCCAAGCAGGCGGTGCAGCAGCTGCTTGACGGGCTCGAGGCCGAGGGCGTTATCGAGCGCACTGCTGACCCCGAAGACAAGCGCGGCAAGCTCGTCCATTACACCGAAAAAGGCCTTGCAGCTCTCGCCGACGGCGACCGCATCAAGCTCGACATCGAGAGCAGCTATCGTCAACGCTTGGGCGAGGGGGCGTTCGAGGCGCTGATGGCGGCGCTGCGCAGCCTTGCGAAGCCGCAGGCCAGGTGA